GAACTGCGCGGGCGCATGATTCACCTGTTGCCGGTGATCGATGCTCTGGACGACGCGGTGTACGCCATCGAACACCGCGCCCCGGAGTTTCTCGATCAGCTCACACCGCTGCTCAAAGAAGCCAACGCCTGGCTCGACAGCACCACCCAGGCCGCTCCCCTTGAACGCTGGCGCGAGCTGCGCGACAAGATCGACGCCGCGCAACCCCAGGGCGACGCGCTGGACGACCGCCACACGCTGCTGTTCTCCAACGCCCTGTACCGCCTCGGCGAATGGGTCGATCTGTGGCAAGACTGCCGCAGCCTGCAAGCCGCCATCGGGTGCGAAAGCCAGGACACCTGGCGCGCCGTTTACCGCCACTGGCGCCTGGGCCGGCTCACGCCCTTCCTCGACCGTGGCCTGATGTTCTACTCGGCATTTTCCACCGTCACCGCGATCATCGTCGCCTCGGTGCTGTGGATCCTGCTGGGCTGGACCGACGGCGGCAGCGCGGTGATCCTGGCCGCCGTCGCGTGCAGCTTTTTCGCCTCGATGGACGACCCCGCGCCGCAGATCTACCGGTTCTTTTTCTGGACCGCCATGTCGGTGCTGCTGGCCAGCCTGTACCTGTTCCTGGTGCTGCCCAACCTGCACGATTTCCCCATGCTGGTGCTGGCGTTCGCCGTGCCGTTCATCTGCATCGGCACCCTCACCGTGCAGCCACGGTTTTACCTGGGCATGCTGCTGACGCTGGTCAACACCTCCTCGTTCATCAGCATCCAGGGCGCCTATGACGCCGATTTTCTCAACTTCGCCAACGTCAACCTGGCCGGCCCGGTAGGCCTGCTGTTCGCCTTTATCTGGACCCTGATCGCACGGCCCTTCGGTGCGGAACTGGCGGCCAAGCGCCTGACCCGTTTCAGCTGGCGCGACATCGTCAGCCTTACCGAACCTGCGACCCTGGCCGAACACCGACACATGGCCGCGCAAATGCTCGACCGCCTGATGCAGCACCTGCCGCGCCTGGCCCTCACCGGGCAGGACACCGGCACCGCCCTGCGCGACCTGCGCGTGGCGCTGAACCTGCTCGATCTGCTCGCCTACTCACCACGCATCCTCGGCGTGCCCCGCGTGCTGCTCAACCAGGTGGTCGAAGGCGTGGGCGGTTATTTCAAAGCCTGCCTCAAGGCCGGTGAACGCTTGCCGGCGCCCAGCGGTCTGCTGATGACCCTGGACCGCACGCGCCGCGCCCTCAACGGCCAAGGCCTGCAAGACGCCGATGACACACGCCTGCACCTGCTGCATGCACTGGCCGGCCTGCGCCTGGCGCTGCTGCCTGGGGTGGAATTCATTGGCGGTACAGAGATGCAAGCGCCGTTACCGGATGGAGCGCCTTTATGATCGGTGACCTGGATATCAGCGGTGTCTTCCTGCCCACGCTGCTGGTGCTGATGGGCATTACGTATGTGTTGTTTCTGGTGGTGCACGGGTTGTTGACGCGCATGCACTTCTATCGCCTGGTCTGGCACCGGGCATTGTTCAATGTGGGGCTCTACGCGCTGTTGCTGGGCGCGGTGGACTCACTCAGTCGATACCTGATGACATGAAAAAACCTTTTTTGACCATCGGCCGTGTAGTCCTGACGTTGCTGATCGTGAGTTTCGCGGTCGTCGTTGTGTGGCGCATGGTCATGTACTACATGTTCGCCCCCTGGACCCGCGACGGGCACATCCGCGCCGACATCGTGCAGATCGCCCCGGACGTGTCCGGGCTGATCCAGCGGGTGGACGTGCGCGACAACCAGTTGGTGACCAAGGGCCAGGTGCTGTTCGCCGTCGACCAGGACCGCTTCAAGCTGGCCCTGCGTCAGGCCCAGGCCGCCGTGGCCGATCGCCAGGAAACCCTGGCCCAGGCCCAGCGTGAGTACAAGCGTAACCGTGGCCTGGGCAACCTGGTGCCCAGCGAGCAACTGGAAGAAAGCCAGTCCCGCGTGGCCCGTGCCCAGTCAGCCCTGGCCGAGGCGCAAGTGACAGTGGACTCGGCGCAGCTCAACCTCGACCGCTCAGTGATCCGCAGCCCGGTGGACGGCTACGTCAACGACCGCGCGCCGCGCACCCAGGAATTCGTCACCGCCGGGCGCCCGGTGCTGTCGGTGGTGGACAGCAATTCCTTCCATATCGACGGCTACTTCGAAGAAACCAAGCTCGACGGCATCCGCGTCGGCATGGGCGTGGACATCCGCGTGATCGGCGACAACGCCCGTCTGCATGGGCATGTGCAAAGCATCGTCGCCGGTATCGAAGACCGCGACCGCAGCAGCGGCTCCAACCTGCTGCCCAACGTCAACCCGGCGTTCAGCTGGGTGCGCCTGGCCCAGCGGATTCCCGTGCGTATCGCCTTTGACGATGTGCCGGCGGACTTTCGCATGATCGCCGGGCGGACGGCGACGGTGTCGATCATCGACGACAAGGCCAATGACGGAGCCCAGCCATGAAGCAACTGCTGGCCACCGCTGCGCTGGGGGTATTGCTGTCGGCCTGCCAGGCGGTAGGCCCGGACTACTCGCTGCCCGACACGGCGGCCGTGAACCGGGGCGACCTGCAAGGCGCCATCGCGGGGCAGGGTAATAATGTAGTGTCGGCGCCCGTGCCGACAGACTGGTGGAAGCTCTACAACGACCCGCGCCTGGATGAGCTGGTGCGTCAGGCCATGGCCTCCAACACCGACCTGCGCGTGGCCGCCGCCAACCTGCAACGTGCGCGCTACCAGACCCAGCAGGCCGAATCCGCAGGCGGCTGGAGCGCCGGCGCCAAGGCCGAAGCGCAGCGCCTGCAGGAGTCCGGCGAGGCCTTCTTGCTGGCCGACAAAGTGCCGGTGGGCAATATCGGCAGCGTGGGCATCACCACCTCGTACCAATTCGACCTGTTCGGCACTTTGCAGCGCGGCATCGAAAGCGCCCAGGC
This region of Pseudomonas sp. MUP55 genomic DNA includes:
- a CDS encoding FUSC family protein, which codes for MNGFFTGFPPARDWFYGVRTFAASMIALYIAMLMQMPRPYWAMATVYIVSSPFVGPTSSKALYRAIGTLMGAAAAVFFVPMFVQSPYILVVVIALWTGTLLFLSLHLRTANNYALMLAGYTLPLIALPVVDNPLAVWDVAEARTEEIFLGIAVAAVVGAMFWPRRLMPVFDGSVAKWFSDAQVYSQRFLTRDVDPEAVSSLRGGMVATFNTLELMIGQLPHEGARPQTVRNTKELRGRMIHLLPVIDALDDAVYAIEHRAPEFLDQLTPLLKEANAWLDSTTQAAPLERWRELRDKIDAAQPQGDALDDRHTLLFSNALYRLGEWVDLWQDCRSLQAAIGCESQDTWRAVYRHWRLGRLTPFLDRGLMFYSAFSTVTAIIVASVLWILLGWTDGGSAVILAAVACSFFASMDDPAPQIYRFFFWTAMSVLLASLYLFLVLPNLHDFPMLVLAFAVPFICIGTLTVQPRFYLGMLLTLVNTSSFISIQGAYDADFLNFANVNLAGPVGLLFAFIWTLIARPFGAELAAKRLTRFSWRDIVSLTEPATLAEHRHMAAQMLDRLMQHLPRLALTGQDTGTALRDLRVALNLLDLLAYSPRILGVPRVLLNQVVEGVGGYFKACLKAGERLPAPSGLLMTLDRTRRALNGQGLQDADDTRLHLLHALAGLRLALLPGVEFIGGTEMQAPLPDGAPL
- a CDS encoding DUF1656 domain-containing protein — its product is MIGDLDISGVFLPTLLVLMGITYVLFLVVHGLLTRMHFYRLVWHRALFNVGLYALLLGAVDSLSRYLMT
- a CDS encoding efflux RND transporter periplasmic adaptor subunit, with the translated sequence MKKPFLTIGRVVLTLLIVSFAVVVVWRMVMYYMFAPWTRDGHIRADIVQIAPDVSGLIQRVDVRDNQLVTKGQVLFAVDQDRFKLALRQAQAAVADRQETLAQAQREYKRNRGLGNLVPSEQLEESQSRVARAQSALAEAQVTVDSAQLNLDRSVIRSPVDGYVNDRAPRTQEFVTAGRPVLSVVDSNSFHIDGYFEETKLDGIRVGMGVDIRVIGDNARLHGHVQSIVAGIEDRDRSSGSNLLPNVNPAFSWVRLAQRIPVRIAFDDVPADFRMIAGRTATVSIIDDKANDGAQP